One genomic region from Podarcis raffonei isolate rPodRaf1 chromosome Z, rPodRaf1.pri, whole genome shotgun sequence encodes:
- the IER5L gene encoding immediate early response gene 5-like protein yields the protein MECALDAQSLISLSLRKIHSSRTQRGGIKLHKNLLVSYVLRNARQLYLSERYAELYRRQQSHHYHHPQEGGLLAMSPVGGAGTPASLGEISADFSPLHLPVEAADEADDGLQHGQLRGCALARGGGESALEMSGCAQDEEPLAGLPSLMPPAQPPATLSGLCRDSPLAFYHRAATPPAPGLLYAVPGSCDFSSGSNSVSTGSAVPSGLVPAPSPSASPHCSSRTTVLDLDTHVVTTVENGYLHQDCCSPCPCGGGGSPGAAVMGVPPSPGYKRKYYPGHEAVEEGEEAGGGGRRGGGGSVVGTATPIGGVGGGGPPPPSHPAFAPCPKRARFEDFSAEQPPTAPSPPPPPLLTAPPTASPPQDSSNISNLISIFGSGFTGLVSRQQQQHPYQAHHQQQTHHQQAPQQTPQPDPEQPLNGQLCSKQALASLGAWTRAIVAF from the coding sequence ATGGAGTGCGCCCTGGACGCCCAGAGCCTGATCAGCCTCTCGCTGCGCAAGATCCACAGCTCGCGGACGCAGCGCGGCGGCATCAAGCTGCACAAGAACCTCCTGGTCTCTTATGTGCTCCGCAACGCCCGGCAGCTCTACCTGAGCGAGCGCTACGCCGAGCTCTACCGCCGCCAGCAgagccaccactaccaccacccccAGGAAGGCGGGCTCCTGGCCATGTCGCCCGTCGGAGGAGCAGGCACGCCCGCTTCGCTGGGCGAGATCTCGGCGGATTTCAGCCCTCTCCACTTGCCCGTCGAGGCAGCCGACGAGGCGGACGACGGTCTCCAGCACGGGCAGCTGCGGGGCTGCGCCTTGGCTAGAGGGGGTGGCGAGTCTGCTCTGGAGATGTCCGGGTGCGCCCAGGACGAGGAACCTTTGGCCGGACTGCCTTCGCTCATGCCGCCCGCTCAACCCCCGGCAACCCTCTCGGGGCTCTGCAGGGACTCTCCTCTGGCTTTCTACCACCGCGCCGCCACGCCGCCGGCGCCCGGGCTGCTTTACGCAGTGCCGGGGAGCTGCGACTTCTCCAGCGGAAGCAACAGCGTCAGCACAGGCTCTGCTGTGCCGTCGGGGCTGGTCCCGGCTCCGTCCCCCTCCGCCTCTCCGCACTGCTCCAGCCGCACCACTGTTTTGGACTTGGACACGCACGTGGTGACCACGGTGGAGAACGGCTACTTGCACCAGGACTGTTGCTCGCCCTGTccttgcggcggcggcggcagcccagGCGCCGCGGTGATGGGCGTCCCCCCCAGCCCGGGCTACAAGCGCAAATACTACCCTGGTCACGAGGCcgtggaggaaggagaagaagcaggaggCGGTGGGAGACGAGGAGGAGGGGGGTCCGTCGTGGGGACGGCGACCCCCATTGGTGGTGTGGGCGGTGGCGGTCCCCCTCCTCCGTCTCACCCCGCCTTCGCTCCCTGCCCCAAGCGCGCCCGCTTCGAGGATTTCAGCGCGGAGCAGCCCCCGACGGCtccttcgccgccgccgccaccacttcTGACGGCGCCCCCGACGGCGTCTCCTCCCCAGGACTCGTCCAACATCTCCAACTTGATTTCCATCTTCGGCTCCGGTTTTACCGGGCTGGTGAgccggcagcagcaacagcaccccTACCaagcccaccaccagcagcaaacCCACCACCAGCAGGCGCCCCAGCAAACGCCGCAGCCGGACCCCGAGCAGCCCTTGAACGGGCAACTGTGTAGCAAGCAGGCGCTGGCCAGCTTGGGGGCTTGGACGCGGGCAATCGTGGCCTTCTAG